TCGCGGAGCAGGACCAGTCGCTCAGTCCGGCCTCGAAGCCGGCGTTCTTCGCGTTGTTGACGTCGGCGGCGGACGCCTGGCCGACGGCCGTGACCGAGAGGGCGAGCGCGGCGGTGACGGCTCCCGCCCAGAACTGCGTGCGTCTGCCGGGCCGTCTGCGTACGGGCTCCATGGGGGCCTCCGCTGGGGGTGTGGGGGCGTTGCGGTGTGTCCGCCCAAGGTGGTCCAGACCAATTGAGGGTGTCAAGAGGTAGGTCCGGACCAAGTGGGCCGTCGAGCGGCGGACTTGGCGTGCGCCGGGAGGAAAAGGCCGGGGTGGGCGGGAACGCGACCGGGAAATGCTCAACCTGTCCTGATTTGGCGCACCTTGTACATCACAAGTTGTTCCACAGCTGTAGGAAACGCTGTTCTCCGGTCACAGACGCGTGGATACAGTGCTCAGGTAGTCACGCAGTGAAGTCATCCGGGTGTGCCGGAGTAACACCGGTGCACCGAAGGGCATGGGGAGACGGGGAGCCGCGCGTGCCAACTGCCATTGCCGTGACCAGTGCCGACATGGCGCTGCCGCCGCACGACGAGCGGACGCTGCCCGCGGTCGTGCTCCAGGACGTGGACCGGCGTCCGCTGGAGCAGGTGCTGGCCGAGCTGCAGGCGCTGGTCGACCAGCACGGCCACCTGATCGTGGTGTGCTCCCGGGCCGTCCCGACGAGCGTGGAACGACGGCTGCACACCGTCCGCGGCCTCCTGGAGACCGACCGGATCGCCCTGTTCCGGCCGCCGCTCCCGCCGCTCGGACTCGCCGTGCTGGCCCGTCAGCTGCGGCAGCTCGCCTCCTGCGACCTCAGCCCCGGCGTCCTCGCCTCGGCCGGCCGCCTGCTGACCCACTACCTCCACGCCGGTGCGCTCCTCGGCTCCGTCGCCCGGCTCGACCACGTCCCCGTCGGCCTCAAGTCGCACGCCAGGTCCTGGATGCCCGGCAGCCAGTTCGGGGTCGTCGCGCATCCCGTGCCCCAGCTGGTGAAGATCGGGCCCGAGGCCGCCCTGGAGGGACCCGAGTTCGGCACGTGGCTGCTCGTCGCCAAGGGACAGCTCCCCTCCGACTGGGTCACCGGCACCCTCGCCCCCTCCTGGCGGGCCCAGGGGCTGCGCGAGGCACCGCTGCCCGCCGAGTCCGCGAGCTGGTGGGGGACCGGGAAGCTGACCGAGTTCTGCGCCTACCTGCCCGACCTGTCCGTCCTCTACCAGCTGGTCACCTCGGTGCGGCAGAGCCGGTGCCACTGGTGCGGCATCGACGTCATCGGCGACCGCTGCGTCTTCTGCTCCGCGACGCCGCCCGAGTACGAACGGCGGCCCGAGGCAGGCCGCTCCCTCCAGCACCGGGAGAGACGCGCGCTCACGGGGTAGGCCCGTACCGCACCCGCCCGCTCCGCCATCCGATCCGGCTCGACCGATTCCCCCAATGAGGTTGCACGGCTCATGAACTCCCGTCAGCGCCGCGGCATCATCCTGCTGATCCTGTCGGTCCTGTGCGCCCTCGGCGCGTTCGCCGGCGTGCTGTCCGTCGTCAACGACGTGAAGTCCAAGGTCGGGCCCGAGGTCACCGCCTACCGGCTCAAGAACGAGGTGCAGCCCTACACGCCCCTCGACGCGGGGCAGTTCGAGAGGATCGAGATGCCCGAGCGCTGGCTGTCGGAGAACGCCGTCACCGACCTCGGCCAGGTCCGCGGGAAGATCGCGGTGACGACGCTGAAGGCGGGCTCGCTGCTCCAGAGCGACATGATCGTCGACCAGCCCGCCCTTCAGCCGGGGCAGCAGGAGGTCGCCATCATGATCGACGCGGCGACCGGCGTGGCCGGCAAGATCACGCCGGGCTCCACCGTCAACGTGTACGCGACCTTCGAGGGGGAGCGGGAGGGGGACCCCGCCCAGTCCAAGATCATCGTGACGAACGCCCGGGTCATCGACGTCGGCGACCTGACCGCGCTGAAGCCCGACGAGGACAGCCGCGACCGCGAACCCACCGACGCCGTCCCCATCACCTTCGCACTGTCCACCATCGACGCCCAGCGCATCACCTACGCCGAGTCGTTCGCCCAGCGGGTCCGGCTCGCGCTGGTGGCACCCGGCGGCGGCACCACGGTCCCGGACAAGGACCGGACGTACGAACTCGCGAAGGACAAGTGAGACCCGTATGCCCACGAGGATCCTCCCGGCAGTCGGCGACGCGGACGCCGCACGGTCCGTCACGACCCTGCTCAGCCAGCTCCCGGACGCCGAACCGGTGGCCCCGGTCGTCGACTCCACCCAACTCGTCGACACCCTCGCCCGGCTGGCCGCCGAGTCGGTCGACGAACTGCCCGAGGTCGTCGTCGTCCACGAGCGCATCGGCCCGGTACCGGCCCTGGAGCTGATCCGCGAGGTCGCCCTGCGCTTCCCCGCCGTCGGCGTCATCCTTGTCACCTCCGACCCCGGCCCCGGCCTCTTCCAGGCCGCCATGGACCACGGCGCCCGCGGTCTGGTCGCCCTGCCGCTCAACTACGAGGAACTCGCCAGCCGCGTCCACGCGGTCGCCCAGTGGTCCGTGGGCGTACGCCGGCATCTGGGCAGCGGCGGCGACGTGTTCACCGGGGCCGGCGGCACCGTCGTCACGGTCAGCGGCGCCAAGGGCGGGGTGGGGGCCTCCCTCACGGCGATCCAGCTGGCCCTCGCCGCCCAGGCGTCGGGCCGTCCCACCGCCCTGGTCGACATGGACCTCCAGACCGGCGACATCGCCTCCTACCTGGACGTCCAGTTCCGCCGGTCCGTGGCCGACCTCGCCACCATCACGGACATCTCCCCGCGGGTCCTGGCCGACGCCGTCTTCCGCCACGACACCGGCCTCGCCCTGCTGCTCGCCCCCGGCGAGGGGGAACGCGGCGAGGACGTCACCGACCGCGCCGCCCGCCAGATCGTCGGCGCCCTGCGCTCCCGCTACGAGGTCGTCGTCATCGACTGCGGCGCCCAGCTCGGGGGCGCCGGGGCGGCGGCGGTGGAGATGGCCGACACGGCGCTGCTGGTCACCACCCCGGACGTGGTCGCCGTGCGGGGCGCCAAGCGGGCGGTGCGGATGTGGGACCGGCTGCAGATCCGCAAGGCGGAGGAGACCACCGTGGTCGTCAACCGGCACACCCGCGCCACGGAGATCCAGCCCGCGCTGATCCAGAGGATCACCGGCACGCTGGTCGCCGCCACCGCCGTCCCCGCCAACTTCAAGGAGCTCCAGGGCGCCGTGGACGCCGGCCGCGTCCACGAACTGGACAGCAGGAGCACGGTGAAGCAGGCCCTGTGGGCCCTCGCGGGCGAACTGGGCCTGGTCAAGGCGGCCGCGGCCGACCGGAAGGGCGGCCGGTTCCGCGGCGACCGGGGGTCGGCGGGCATCCGGCGGCGGAAGGACGGTGGGGGATGAGCGCGTGGGGGACGAGCGCGTTACGGGTCTCAGCCGGAGCCGGAGCCGGAGCCGGAGCCGGAGCCGGAGCCGGGACCAGGGCACGGGGCCGGGGCCGGGTCCGGGGCCAAGTCCCGTCCCGGAGGGAGGCCCTCCGCCGTGACCGCCGGGACGACGGCCAGGTCACCGTCGAGTTCCTCGGCATGCTGCCGACCATCATCGTCACGCTGGTGGTGCTGTGGCAGCTCGTGCTCGTGGGATACACGTACACGCTCGCGGGTAATGCTGCGGACGAGGCGGTACGGGCGGCGACGGCCGCCGACCGGGGGGCGCGGCAGGGCGCCTGCCAGGAGGCGGGCCGGGACAAGCTGCCGGGCGCGTGGGAGGGGGGCGCCGGCGTGGACTGCGGCACCGGGGGCGGCTACGTCACCGCCGACGTGCGGATCGAGGTGCCCATCCTCTTCCCCGGCACGGTCAGCTTCCCCTACACCGTGCACGGGCACGCGGGGGCCGTCGAGGAGGAGGACGACTGAGATGCCGTACTCCGTGCGCGGCCGGGCGAGGGACCGGGGCCAGGTGGCCATCGAGTACCTCGGCTTCCTCCCGATCCTGATCATCGTCGGCATGGCCGTCGTACAGCTCGGCCTGATCGCCTACACCGCTCAGCAGGCCGGGACCGCCGCCCGGGCCGGCGCGCGCGGGGCCTCGCTCGACCAAAGCGCGCAGGCGGCGTGCGCGGCGGCCGTCAGCGGCTGGCTGGCCGACGGCACCGACTGCCCGGAGTCCCGGGGCGGCGACGAGGTGACGGTCACCGCCACCGTCGAGATCCCCTCGATCGTCCCGGGCTGGAACTTCGGCCCCGCCACCAGGACCGCCACCATGCCGCTGGACCACTGACCGAGGAGCCGGAGACGCATGAGCCTGCGCGCACGCATCCACTCCCCCGAGGAGCACGGCAGCCGGGGCGAGGACACGCACCTGGTGGCCTCCTACCGGGCCAAGCTGCTGGAGGAGATCGACCTCGCCGAGATGAGTTCGCTGGCGACGGCCGAGCGCCGGGCCCGCCTCGAACGGGTCCTCGGCCACATCATCAGCCGCGAGGGCCCGGTCCTCTCCACCGTCGAACGCGCCCAGCTGATCCGCCGGGTCGTGGACGAGGCCCTCGGCCTCGGCATCCTGGAACCGCTGCTGGAGGACGCCTCGATCACGGAGATCATGGTCAACGGCCCGGACGCGATCTTCGTGGAGCGCGGGGGCCGCGTCGAGCAGCTCCCGCTCCGCTTCGCCTCCAACGACCAGCTGATGCAGACCATCGAACGCATCGTCTCGACGGTCAACCGCCGCGTGGACGAGTCCAACCCGATGGTCGACGCCCGCCTCCCCTCCGGAGAGCGCGTCAACGTCATCATCCCGCCGCTGTCCCTGACCGGCGCCACCCTCACCATCCGCCGCTTCCCCCGCTCCTTCACCCTCCAGGAACTGATCGGCCTCGGCTCGCTCGACGAGCACATGCTGTACCTGCTCGCCGGCCTGGTGCGGGCCCGCTTCAACATCATCGTCTCCGGCGCGACCGGCACCGGGAAGACCACCCTCCTCAACGCCCTCTCCGGCCTGATCCCGGAGACCGAACGCATCATCACCATCGAGGACTCGGCGGAACTCCAGCTCCAGCAGGCCCACGTGATCCGGCTGGAGTCCCGTCCGCCCAACGTCGAGGGCCAGGGCCGGGTCACGATCCGCGACCTGGTCCGCAACTCGCTGCGCATGCGCCCCGACCGCATCGTCGTCGGCGAGGTCCGCGGCGGCGAGTCGCTGGACATGCTCCAGGCCATGTCGACCGGCCACGACGGCTCCCTCGCCACCGTGCACGCCAACAGCGCCGAGGACGCCCTGATGCGGCTCCAGACCCTCGCCTCCATGTCGGACGTCGAGATCCCCTTCGTCGCCCTGCACGACCAGATCAACAGCTCCGTCGACGTCATCGTCCAGCTCACCCGGTTCGCCGACGGCGCCCGCCGCATCACGGAGATCGCCCTGCTGGCCAGCCACGGCGGCGAGCCGTACCGCCTGGCCACGGTCGCCCGCTTCAACGCCCGGCCGATGACCGGCGACGGCCGCGTCGACGGCGTCTTCGAGTACCACCCCCTGCCGCGCCGCACCGCCGAACGCCTCTACATGGCGAGCCAGCCCATCCCGCAGGCCTTCGGCGTGGCCCACACCGCGGACCAGCTCGCCACCCGAGAAGCCAGGTAGGAACCGAACCGATGGAAACCGAGTAGGTACCGCCCGATGGAACTGGACACGCTCGTCACGCTCACCACCGGCGTCACGCTGCTCACCTGCACCCTGGCGGTCGTGGGCCTGCACTCCTACGCCGCCGGCAAGGCCCAGCGCGACGCCCTGGTCGACCGCCTCTCCGCCACGGGCCGGCTCGCCCCCTCCGGCCGCCGGCGCCGCTTCCGCACCCTGGACCGCCGCCTGCGCCGCACGAGACTCGGCCGGCAGCTGGAGCTCCGCCTGGCGGCGACCGGCCTGGACATCACACCCGGCGAGTTCTTCGCCTACATGCTCGCGTCGGTCGCCGGCCTGTGGCTGATCGGCCAGGCCGCCCTGGCACCCTTCTTCGGCCCGCTCGCCGGCCTCCTCGGCATCGGGGTGGCGGTGCAGTTCCTGAACTGGCAGCGCCAGAAACGCATCGAGAAGTTCATCAACCAGCTCCCCGAACTCGCCCGCATCCTCGCCAACGCCACCCAGGCCGGCCTCGCCCTGCGCACCGCCATCGGCATGGCCGCGGAGGAGCTGGAGGCCCCGGCGGGCGAGGAGCTCGGCAAGGTGGCCGACCAACTGGCCCTCGGCGCCTCGATGGACGACGCCCTCGGTGAACTCGGCGAGCGCCTCCCCTCCCGCGAACTCGTCGTCCTGGTCACCACCCTCGTCCTGTCCAACCGCGCGGGCGGCCAGGTGGTCAGCGCCCTGCGCAACCTGACGGAGACGCTGGAGGAGCGCAAGGAGACCCGGCGCGAGGTCCGCACCCAGCTCTCCCAGGTGAGCATGACCTCGTACGCCGTCCCCGTCCTCGGTGTCGGCTCGTTGTTCCTCATGAACGGCGTGAAGGACGGCGCCCTGGAGCGCATGACGGGCTCCCCGGCCGGCCAGGCCGCGGTGATCATCGCCTTCGCGCTCTACGCCGTCGGCTTCGTCCTCATCCGCCGCCTGTCCCGCATCGACGTCTGAGGAGGTGACGACATGACACCGGGACTGCTCCTCGCCGCGCTCATGGCCGTGAGCGTCTGGGGCGTCTTCGCCGGCATCCGCATGTACCGGGCCGACGCCAAGCTCCCCGGCGACCTCGCCCTCGCCCTGGAGGTCGGCTCCACCCGCACCGGCGCCGTCGACTCCCTCATCGACCGCATGGGCATGCGGTACGCCCCCGCCGTCCTGCGCCTGATGGGCCCGGCCCTGGTCGCCCGGTACCGCCGCCGCATCGACCTGGCCGGCAACCCCGGCGGCCTGACCATCGACCGCTACGCCGCCCGCCGCGCGGTCTACGGCTTCCTGGGCGCCGTCGGGTTCCTCGTCTTCCTCCTCCGCGGCCAGTACGTGGTCGCCCTGCTCCTCCTCGCCTTCGGCGCGTTCTGGACGGAGGTCGGCATCTGGTCGGCGATCCGCATCCGCAAGGACGTGATCGAGCGCACCCTTCCCGACTTCCTGGACGTGCTGGCGGTCGTGGTCAGCGCCGGCCTCGGCTTCCGCCAGGCCCTGGACCGCGTGGCCACCCGTTACGAGGGCCCCTGGGCGGACGAACTCCGCATCACCCTGCGCCAGATGGACCTGGGCATGAGCCGCCGCGAGGCCTTCGCGGAGCTGCGCCGGCGCAACGACTCCGAACAGGTGGCGATGTTCGTGACCGCACTCCAGCAGGGCGAGGAACTGGGCGCCCCCATCGTCGACACCCTGGTCTCGCTGGCCAAGGACATGCGCCGCACCGACGCCCAGAACGCCCGCCGCAAGGCGGCCCGCGCGGTACCCAAGGCCACGATGATGATCACGACCTTCATGGTCCCGGCCACGATGATCCTCCTCGGCGCAGGTCTGATCCTGGGCTCGGGGACGGACTTCGGGTCCATCACGGGGGAGTAGGGGAGGTGGACCACATGCCGGCCACGCGACCGGGGAC
This region of Streptomyces ambofaciens ATCC 23877 genomic DNA includes:
- the cpaB gene encoding Flp pilus assembly protein CpaB — translated: MNSRQRRGIILLILSVLCALGAFAGVLSVVNDVKSKVGPEVTAYRLKNEVQPYTPLDAGQFERIEMPERWLSENAVTDLGQVRGKIAVTTLKAGSLLQSDMIVDQPALQPGQQEVAIMIDAATGVAGKITPGSTVNVYATFEGEREGDPAQSKIIVTNARVIDVGDLTALKPDEDSRDREPTDAVPITFALSTIDAQRITYAESFAQRVRLALVAPGGGTTVPDKDRTYELAKDK
- a CDS encoding DUF5936 domain-containing protein codes for the protein MTPGLLLAALMAVSVWGVFAGIRMYRADAKLPGDLALALEVGSTRTGAVDSLIDRMGMRYAPAVLRLMGPALVARYRRRIDLAGNPGGLTIDRYAARRAVYGFLGAVGFLVFLLRGQYVVALLLLAFGAFWTEVGIWSAIRIRKDVIERTLPDFLDVLAVVVSAGLGFRQALDRVATRYEGPWADELRITLRQMDLGMSRREAFAELRRRNDSEQVAMFVTALQQGEELGAPIVDTLVSLAKDMRRTDAQNARRKAARAVPKATMMITTFMVPATMILLGAGLILGSGTDFGSITGE
- a CDS encoding type II secretion system F family protein translates to MELDTLVTLTTGVTLLTCTLAVVGLHSYAAGKAQRDALVDRLSATGRLAPSGRRRRFRTLDRRLRRTRLGRQLELRLAATGLDITPGEFFAYMLASVAGLWLIGQAALAPFFGPLAGLLGIGVAVQFLNWQRQKRIEKFINQLPELARILANATQAGLALRTAIGMAAEELEAPAGEELGKVADQLALGASMDDALGELGERLPSRELVVLVTTLVLSNRAGGQVVSALRNLTETLEERKETRREVRTQLSQVSMTSYAVPVLGVGSLFLMNGVKDGALERMTGSPAGQAAVIIAFALYAVGFVLIRRLSRIDV
- a CDS encoding CpaF family protein, encoding MSLRARIHSPEEHGSRGEDTHLVASYRAKLLEEIDLAEMSSLATAERRARLERVLGHIISREGPVLSTVERAQLIRRVVDEALGLGILEPLLEDASITEIMVNGPDAIFVERGGRVEQLPLRFASNDQLMQTIERIVSTVNRRVDESNPMVDARLPSGERVNVIIPPLSLTGATLTIRRFPRSFTLQELIGLGSLDEHMLYLLAGLVRARFNIIVSGATGTGKTTLLNALSGLIPETERIITIEDSAELQLQQAHVIRLESRPPNVEGQGRVTIRDLVRNSLRMRPDRIVVGEVRGGESLDMLQAMSTGHDGSLATVHANSAEDALMRLQTLASMSDVEIPFVALHDQINSSVDVIVQLTRFADGARRITEIALLASHGGEPYRLATVARFNARPMTGDGRVDGVFEYHPLPRRTAERLYMASQPIPQAFGVAHTADQLATREAR
- a CDS encoding AAA family ATPase; this encodes MPTRILPAVGDADAARSVTTLLSQLPDAEPVAPVVDSTQLVDTLARLAAESVDELPEVVVVHERIGPVPALELIREVALRFPAVGVILVTSDPGPGLFQAAMDHGARGLVALPLNYEELASRVHAVAQWSVGVRRHLGSGGDVFTGAGGTVVTVSGAKGGVGASLTAIQLALAAQASGRPTALVDMDLQTGDIASYLDVQFRRSVADLATITDISPRVLADAVFRHDTGLALLLAPGEGERGEDVTDRAARQIVGALRSRYEVVVIDCGAQLGGAGAAAVEMADTALLVTTPDVVAVRGAKRAVRMWDRLQIRKAEETTVVVNRHTRATEIQPALIQRITGTLVAATAVPANFKELQGAVDAGRVHELDSRSTVKQALWALAGELGLVKAAAADRKGGRFRGDRGSAGIRRRKDGGG
- a CDS encoding TadE/TadG family type IV pilus assembly protein translates to MPYSVRGRARDRGQVAIEYLGFLPILIIVGMAVVQLGLIAYTAQQAGTAARAGARGASLDQSAQAACAAAVSGWLADGTDCPESRGGDEVTVTATVEIPSIVPGWNFGPATRTATMPLDH